One genomic region from Geotrypetes seraphini chromosome 13, aGeoSer1.1, whole genome shotgun sequence encodes:
- the LOC117347280 gene encoding 60S ribosomal protein L30-like, with protein MVAAKKTKKSLESINSRLQLVTKSGKYVLGYKQTLKMIRQGKAKLVILANNCAALRKSEIEYYAMLAKTGVHHYSGNNIELGTACGKYYRVCTLSIIDPGDSDIIRNMPEQTGEK; from the coding sequence ATGGTGGCTGCCAAGAAGACGAAAAAGTCGCTCGAGTCTATTAATTCGAGGCTCCAGCTGGTTACGAAAAGTGGAAAATATGTGCTGGGCTACAAACAGACCTTGAAAATGATCCGACAGGGCAAAGCCAAGTTGGTCATCCTTGCCAACAACTGTGCTGCACTAAGAAAATCGGAGATTGAATACTATGCCATGCTAGCAAAGACTGGTGTACACCATTACAGTGGTAACAACATTGAACTGGGAACCGCATGTGGAAAATACTACAGAGTATGCACATTATCCATTATTGATCCAGGTGATTCTGACATCATTAGAAACATGCCAGAGCAGACCGGTGAAAAATGA